From one Lycium barbarum isolate Lr01 chromosome 6, ASM1917538v2, whole genome shotgun sequence genomic stretch:
- the LOC132644043 gene encoding uncharacterized protein LOC132644043, producing MSSEMLEMVTMLQKLSSEMSNFTSRQEQFEERQEQSRRAQEQSIRELRDAVNIDRRPERDKEAVDNGERLYSPSDTPLSIGSCSFMLPSNSNAAGVSYSQAPNLPVNSLAIGSVNAVTSTVNGTSAPLYSQISSPFHTQGIQTSNHQHTLPIQSIPMPQFHQSPMFQPNNYPVPPIQGFQPMFQNQNYSTPPTQGFQFQPTQFSNYNHLPYGATLGTNYSNSGIPYASTYLPTHIPSSIYHQIPVAQSPLPNYNTSQQIPYPNPVQNSHNIHLPIPSFTKYTKIEFPRFSGEDLRTWLYKVEQFFSVEDISIHQRLKLVAIHFDGDALQWHQGYMKARAHLPLPTWEEYLYALADRFGAEYTDPMTELMRVKHTGSVKEYQAAFDSVMTRLNLSVEHSISIFLNNLRPELSDAVRIGNPCNLPQAYYLARLHESNFAAQSKAIKGITSGYVHSQSKPAIGNSSNTFQKGNFGGYRRPVTARMDTNRRKRLTPAELDEKRSKGLCFLCDEKYTPGHRCKAKRQLFSMELEEGEELVDCELEVPEEEDIIEQECVEETTLESCAISLQALNGTMGYKTLRLKGFNEQNPIEVFIDCGSTHNFIDEEAAKRLGCEVITIKAQLVQVADGRGIPTNKLCKGFKWFMQGAMFQDDFLVFPVGKSDMVLGVQWLCPLGDIKFNFQKLFMEFEHQGQLLKLQGIQPKFKTVEARSITKMTEVSSQFFRIQVRSAEMVINKREEIVVEDEPVAVTGLLEEYKCIFGEPQKLPPSRGVFDHHIPLLEGVNPVNSRPYRYSPIQKDIIEKMVREMMEQGIIQHSSSPYASPVVLVGKKDGSWRLCVDYRALNKGTIKDKFPIPIIEELLDELGGSQIYSKIDLRAGYHQIRMAPADIAKTAFKTNSGHFEYLVMPFGLTNAPSSFQSLMNHIFQDHLRKFVLVFFDDILIYSKTLEDHLVHLKITFELLVKNQLLAKRSKCVFAAERVEYLGHYISAEGVATDPKKIEAVQDWPVPETLKLLRGFLGLTGYYRRFIKGYGVISKPLTELLKKDSFMWNQKATEAFKKLKVALTTAPVLVLPDFSMIFVVETDACNIGIGAVLMQKGQPIAFLSKGLSVQHQTLSVYDKELLALVMAINKWSQYLIGRTFIVKTDQKALKFLLEQKLHTGTQLKWITKLMQYDFSIEYKKGKENKAADALSRLPLVEFSAMTLSTIKTNLLQLVMQSWEQDGEILELIQTLKTGSGTEKGYTFLNDQLRKNGRLVVGPVEQLRKEIITLWHDSPLGGHCGVDHTYRKLYALFYWKGMRGDVQEYVKGCDVCQRHKYDNAPYPGLLQPLKVPTQAWGSVSMDFIDGLPKSKGKTVIWVVVDRLTKYAHFVGLSHPYSASEIAKLFMENIYKLHGMPEDIISDRDPVFTSKLWQELFSILGVTLNTSTAYHPQTDGQTEVINRCLETYLRCFCSESQKDWYSYRATAEWWYNTTFHNSIQTTPYEALYGQPPPMHLPYIAGESGMKEVDRSLLTREFKNQLLQFHLKRAQQRMMDQDNKHRSDRQFQEGDWVYLKIQPYRQVTLSGGNFNKLSAKYYGPYQVLQRIGSVAYKLSLPTHLLLHPTFHVSQLKPCHTLPSVFSHPPVVELASPYCPQPAKVLERRMIQKGNKAVPQVLVQWEQLPKDLATWEDYNALLLRFPAFIP from the coding sequence ATGTCGTCGGAAATGTTAGAAATGGTGACTATGTTACAAAAATTGTCATCTGAGATGTCTAATTTTACCAGTAGACAAGAACAATTTGAAGAGAGGCAGGAACAATCTCGACGAGCTCAAGAACAGTCAATACGTGAGCTCCGAGATGCAGTCAACATTGATCGGAGACCGGAAAGAGACAAGGAAGCAGTGGACAATGGGGAACGACTGTATTCCCCATCGGATACACCACTTTCGATTGGGTCTTGCTCCTTCATGCTTCCATCTAATTCAAATGCAGCAGGGGTAAGTTATAGTCAAGCTCCTAATCTACCAGTTAATTCACTCGCAATTGGGTCTGTTAATGCTGTTACTAGTACTGTTAATGGAACCTCTGCACCTCTTTattcccaaatctcatcaccttTTCACACCCAAGGAATTCAGACTTCGAACCACCAACACACCTTACCCATACAGTCAATTCCTATGCCCCAATTTCACCAATCACCCATGTTTCAACCCAATAATTACCCAGTTCCACCCATACAAGGGTTTCAACCCATGTTCCAGAATCAAAATTATTCAACCCCACCTACACAAGGATTTCAATTTCAACCAACACAGTTCTCCAATTATAATCACCTGCCCTATGGTGCAACCCTTGGTACTAACTACTCTAATTCAGGAATTCCATATGCAAGTACTTATCTACCTACTCACATTCCATCATCCATATACCATCAAATTCCTGTAGCCCAATCACCACTACCAAACTACAACACTAGTCAGCAAATACCCTATCCTAATCCAGTACAAAACAGTCACAATATCCACCTTCCTATTCCTTCATTCACTAAGTACACCAAAATTGAGTTTCCAAGGTTCTCCGGGGAGGACTTAAGAACTTGGTTGTATAAGGTGGAACAATTCTTCTCTGTAGAAGACATTTCCATCCACCAGAGGTTGAAACTAGTAGCAATTCATTTTGACGGTGATGCATTACAATGGCATCAAGGGTATATGAAAGCAAGAGCTCACTTGCCATTACCCACATGGGAAGAATACTTGTATGCACTTGCTGATAGATTTGGTGCAGAATACACTGACCCTATGACAGAGTTGATGAGGGTGAAACACACTGGTTCTGTAAAAGAATATCAGGCAGCTTTTGATAGTGTCATGACTAGACTGAACTTATCTGTTGAACATTCAATTAGTATATTTTTGAACAACCTAAGGCCTGAATTGAGTGATGCTGTGAGGATTGGAAATCCTTGTAACTTGCCACAAGCTTACTACTTGGCAAGATTACATGAATCTAATTTTGCTGCTCAAAGCAAGGCAATTAAGGGAATAACTTCTGGATATGTTCACTCTCAATCTAAGCCAGCCATTGGTAATAGTTCAAATACCTTTCAGAAGGGAAATTTTGGGGGGTATAGAAGGCCTGTTACTGCAAGGATGGATACCAATAGAAGGAAGAGACTGACCCCAGCAGAATTGGATGAAAAGAGATCAAAGGGATTGTGTTTTTTGTGTGATGAAAAGTATACACCTGGTCACAGGTGTAAAGCTAAAAGACAACTGTTTTCCATGGAACTAGAGGAAGGGGAAGAACTGGTGGATTGTGAGTTAGAAGTTCCAGAAGAAGAGGATATAATAGAACAAGAGTGTGTGGAAGAAACAACACTGGAAAGTTGTGCCATATCATTGCAAGCTTTAAATGGCACTATGGGATACAAGACATTAAGACTTAAGGGATTTAATGAACAGAATCCTATAGAAGTTTTCATAGACTGTGGTTCCACCCACAACTTCATTGATGAGGAAGCAGCTAAAAGATTGGGGTGTGAGGTGATAACAATTAAAGCCCAATTGGTGCAAGTAGCTGATGGAAGGGGAATACCTACTAACAAGTTATGTAAAGGGTTCAAATGGTTCATGCAAGGGGCCATGTTTCAAGATGACTTCTTAGTGTTCCCTGTTGGCAAGAGTGATATGGTATTGGGAGTACAATGGTTGTGTCCTTTGGGAGATATCAAGTTCAATTTTCAGAAACTCTTTATGGAATTTGAACATCAAGGACAGTTGCTGAAATTACAAGGGATTCAACCCAAGTTTAAGACTGTAGAAGCAAGGTCCATCACCAAAATGACGGAGGTGAGCTCGCAGTTTTTCAGGATACAAGTGAGAAGTGCTGAAATGGTGATAAACAAAAGGGAGGAAATTGTGGTAGAAGATGAACCAGTAGCTGTGACAGGGTTGTTAGAAGAGTATAAATGTATTTTTGGGGAACCTCAGAAACTTCCTCCATCAAGGGGAGTTTTTGACCACCATATTCCATTGCTTGAAGGGGTCAATCCTGTTAACTCTAGACCCTATAGATATTCTCCAATACAGaaagacattatagagaagatgGTAAGGGAAATGATGGAGCAAGGGATCATTCAACATAGTTCAAGTCCATATGCATCACCAGTGGTGCTAGTTGGTAAGAAGGATGGGTCATGGAGACTATGTGTAGACTATAGAGCTTTAAATAAGGGGACTATAAAAGACAAGTTTCCAATACCAATTATAGAAGAACTGTTGGATGAATTGGGAGGCTCTCAAATCTactcaaagatagatttaaggGCTGGGTACCACCAGattaggatggcaccagctgataTTGCCAAAACTGCTTTCAAAACCAATTCTGGACATTTTGAGTATCTAGTCATGCcctttgggctaactaatgctccatcTAGTTTTCAGAGTCTTATGAATCACATATTTCAAGATCATTTAAGAAAATTTGTCTTGGTTTTCTTTGATGACATTTTAATTTACAGCAAAACCTTGGAAGACCACCTGGTGCATCTTAAGATTACTTTCGAACTGTTGGTGAAGAACCAGTTGCTAGCTAAAAGAAGTAAATGTGTTTTTGCTGCTGAAAGGGTAGAGTACTTGGGACACTACATATCAGCAGAAGGGGTAGCTACAGACCCTAAAAAAATAGAAGCTGTTCAAGATTGGCCAGTACCTGAGACTCTCAAACTGTTGAGAGGGTTCTTAGGTCtaacaggttattatagaaggttcattAAGGGGTATGGGGTTATCAGTAAACCTCTTACTGAGTTGTTGAAGAAAGACAGTTTTATGTGGAATCAAAAGGCAACTGAGGCTTTCAAGAAGCTCAAGGTGGCACTCACAACAGCACCTGTATTGGTGTTGCCTGACTTTTCAATGATCTTTGTTGTAGAAACAGATGCATGCAACATTGGTATTGGGGCAGTATTGATGCAGAAAGGACAACCCATTGCATTTCTCAGCAAGGGTTTGTCTGTTCAGCACCAAACTTTGTCTGTCTATGACAAGGAATTATTGGCTCTAGTGATGGCTATTAACAAATGGTCACAGTATTTGATAGGGAGAACATTTATTGTCAAAACAGACCAGAAGGCTCTTAAATTTCTATTGGAACAGAAATTACACACTGGAACACAGCTCAAGTGGATTACCAAACTTATGCAGTATGACTTCAGCATAGAGTATAAGAAGGGGAAGGAAAACAAGGCTGCAGATGCATTATCTAGGCTGCCATTAGTAGAGTTTTCTGCAATGACACTATCCACAATTAAGACTAACTTGCTACAGCTGGTTATGCAGAGTTGGGAGCAAGATGGAGAAATACTTGAATTGATACAGACTCTTAAAACTGGAAGTGGGACAGAAAAGGGGTATACTTTCCTTAATGATCAATTGAGAAAGAATGGGAGATTGGTGGTAGGACCAGTGGAACAATTGAGGAAAGAAATTATAACTCTTTGGCATGATTCACCTCTAGGAGGACACTGTGGAGTGGATCACACTTACAGGAAGTTATATGCATTATTTTATTGGAAGGGGATGAGAGGGGATGTTCAAGAATATGTGAAGGGTTGTGATGTTTGTCAAAGACATAAATATGATAATGCCCCTTACCCTGGATTGTTACAACCTTTGAAGGTGCCTACACAGGCTTGGGGAAGTGTAAGCATGGATTTCATAGATGGTTTACCTAAGTCTAAGGGAAAAACTGTTATCTGGgttgtggtagatagactaaccaAATATGCTCACTTTGTTGGTCTATCCCACCCTTATTCAGCAAGTGAAATAGCTAAATTGTTCATGGAGAACATTTATAAACTTCATGGGATGCCTGAAGACATTATAAGTGACAGGGACCCTGTATTTACTAGCAAGTTGTGGCAAGAATTGTTTTCTATATTGGGGGTCACTTTGAACACATCTACTGCATaccatccccagactgatggtcaAACAGAGGTGATCAATAGATGTTTAGAAACTTATTTGAGGTGCTTTTGCTCTGAATCTCAGAAGGATTGGTATTCTTACCGTGCTACTGCGGAATGGTGGTACAACACCACTTTCCACAACTCAATACAAACCACTCcttatgaggccctttatggacAACCTCCACCTATGCATTTACCCTATATAGCAGGAGAGTCAGGCATGAAAGAAGTTGATAGAAGTTTACTGACAAGGGAGTTCAAGAATCAGCTTCTACAGTTTCATCTCAAGAGAGCTCAACAGAGAATGATGGACCAAGATAATAAGCATAGGTCAGACAGGCAGTTTCAAGAAGGGGATTGGGTATACTTAAAAATTCAACCTTATAGGCAAGTTACATTATCTGGAGGAAATTTCAACAAGCTGTCAGCCAAATATTATGGCCCTTATCAAGTATTACAAAGAATAGGATCAGTAGCATACAAACTATCCTTGCCAACACACTTACTTCTTCATCCTACATTCCATGTTTCACAACTAAAACCTTGTCACACACTACCATCTGTTTTCTCCCATCCACCTGTTGTTGAACTTGCTAGTCCCTACTGTCCTCAACCAGCTAAGGTGTTAGAAAGAAGAATGATTCAAAAGGGCAATAAGGCTGTGCCTCAAGTGTTAGTACAATGGGAACAACTACCAAAAGATTTGGCCACATGGGAGGACTATAATGCTTTGCTCCTCAGGTTTCCAGCTTTTATTCCTTGA